Genomic window (Nicotiana sylvestris chromosome 7, ASM39365v2, whole genome shotgun sequence):
ggcctacacTGCCCAGTTGTCgaagactggtggtagttccattcgttctatttgaaagcgagatacgaactcgcacaacatctcgttctccctttgcctGATTTTGAAGACGTTGGATTTCCTTATtactaccttgatggcaccagcatgtgcctttatgaaggaatcttcCAGCATGACGAACgaatctatcgagtttggggctaggttgtgataccatatcatcgCCCTTTTTGAAAGCGTCTCTTCAAACTTTTATAGTAGGACGGATTCGATCTCGTCTTCCCTTAGGTCATTTCCCTTTACCGCACAAGTGTAAGCAATGATGTGCTCATTCGGGtccgaggttccattgtacttcggaaggtctagcattctaaacttctttgaaataggttttggagccgcttcctGGGGGAACGGCTtctgtacgaacttcttcgaattcACACCCTTCAGGAttgggggtgcgcccggaatttggtcaaccttggaattgtaggtctctaccttcttgttgttagcttctatctttttctcgcctgacttgatcctctttgtgaggtccccTAGCATCTTTATGACAGCGGGTTTGGTtgctgacccgttgttgcttgatctttctggtaCCTACTCGGCTTGGGGAGCCGTTTCCGGTGCTACCGCACTGAGAGTTTTCTTGTGGCTTTGTAGCTAAGCAATTGCCAGCtattgtgcctgtaacatttcaaaaacaacgtgaaggctaacctctcttCCTTCCCtagctggggttttctgagctttttgttggtctccttggcatacgctcctgttagtgtgggagcttatatcgacgtgttgggcatcgCGTAAGACGACATCCGCGGGGATTGGCTCTGGCACACCTTCAGGGTTCAACGGTGGTGTGCCAACACTtggaacagctacaccattctctccatggtccttaAGACCATTGTTTTCATATATATTTACTGGGTAAaccattttgacctaaaatcaaagattcttggacaagaaaagcgtgaaagataacttgtgttctatagtaaaccagcaagaaagcaatcactattatttttagccccacagtgggcaccaaactatttaccatgaaaatggtaataacaattagatttgattttgtggttctaaaaatatgtgatttatttttatgctagttgttaggaaaTACATGCTACGTGAAAGACTTGGAAACAAGATAATAGCTTGTAAACAAGGTAATAAACAAACTGAATGGCTGGGAATCGGGGCCTCGGGCTTGTGTATTCTCGGCTTCAAGGTCAAGTCGGATGCCCGACTAAGGGCAgtcgatggaggattaacagtAATGATAAATTTGATGGtggatctttatggccaataatgagCAGTAactgaagaacaataaatagaacacaatgaatgcaagcaataaatgtaaataaagggGGTCaagagagaatgtgttagagagcaaagagaatgttcttgtgtattcaatattATGTATTAGATTcccctacaaaatgacaaggatcccctttatatatgaggaggaatcccaacatagtacaaatgcatttattacaaagatatggggtcggtacaaccatttaatgccatgatacaggtttggactagcctaatagactttgtcagctctaatCACATGCCTTGGGAACCTCACATTGATCCATCATAACCGCTGATTTACACTGCTTCGAGGCCGGTCGTTTCTTACGCTACCTCGAAGTCGATCACCGAGAACCCTTGCAATCGATCATTGGGAGCCCTCGAGGTCGGTACCCCGAGCTGAGCTTCGAGCCTTCTGGGGGAAGTCTCTATAAGGTGCCTTGATGATCGTAAACTCGAACCgctgatttttaccgtatacactATTCTGTGTGTAATGTCATTGGCTAAACtcgcttcggaattttgagggtcctcctcaaaattttgccccagttttgaTTGTGGggaaaatagaaattttattgaattgtgaccgaacccacagggatGCCTGCATATCcgctcttaaatgggaatcatgtcaagcatagttcaattacatcatattaataaacataaatagtttacacatagtatcttttgactgcatctgactTTATAGGCTTTGCCCAGATTTCTCCGTCCATGTCTGctagtatgagtgctcctcctgtcaatactctgtgaaccatgtaaggaccttgccagttaggtaaaaatttccctttggcttcatatTAATATGGAAAGATTCGCTTCAACACcggctgccccggtgtgaactgtcttagTTTAACCCTTttattgaaagctctggacattctattctgataaagctgaccgtgccacactgcattcatccttttttcATCTATGAGGGCTAATTGCTCATAGAGGCTCCTTATCCTTTCTATATCACTgagttcggcttcttgtatgatccttatagaaggaatttctacctctatAGGAATGACAatttcggtaccataaaccagcaaatAGAGAGTTGGCCCAGTTGACgtgcggactgtggtacggtatcctaataaagcaaatggtaacttctcgtgccattgcttgtgattttctacattttctttagtatcttcttgatgttcttgttggcagcttccacgGTTCTGTTCATTTGAGGCATGTATATTGTGGagttttgtgcttgattttgaaagtttcatgcatggctttcatcagatcactgttaaGATTAGCGCATTGTCAGTGATGATGGACTCGGGAACCCTGAATCGACAACAATATGATCCCtaacaaaatctgcgatgactttcttggttacctCTTTGTAGGAcacagcttcaacccacttagtgaagtaatcgatggccacTAAAATTAacatgtgcccgtttgaagcagtgggttCGATtagaccaatgacatccattccccaggcagcaaaaggccaaggtgcacttgtttcATTTAGTTCATTTGGCAGCACCTGTATCATATTTGCATGTATCTAGCATTGGTGGCATTTCTAGACATATCAAATGCACTCTAtttccatagttatccaaaaaTATCTGGCCCTGAGTATCTTCATGGCTAGAACAAAACTGTTCATATGTGGTCGCAGGTTCCGGCATGTATTTCCTCGAGCAATTTGGAAGCTTCTTTGGCATcaacacaccttaatagtccTAGATCAAGTGTTCTTCTATACAAAATTCCTCTACTTTGGAAGAAAATGATTAGACAGCCTTCGTAGTATGCGTTTCTAAGTATGGTTCACCTACTCTGGGTACTCTCCTtgtaactgattcaccagcaggTCTGTGTCACCAATTACAAGCAGTTCCTGAACATTCATGTTGATAGCCAAATTGAGCCCTAATATGTAGGATTCATACTCAGCCACATTAttggtgcatggaaacctgaGTTTTGTGGACACCAGGTAGTGCTTACCGGTTTTTGATACCAAGACGGCTCTGATACAGACTCCTTTGGAATTTGCAGCTCCATAggaaaacattctccaaccatcataggctttaccaatgtcctctcctatgaatgacacttttttgtcaggaaaatacgttttagtggttcgtattctcctcctacaGGATTTTTGGCAAGATGATCTTCTAACGCTTGTCCTTTGActaccttctgagttacatagatgatattaAACTTACTCAACAATATTTTCCACTTGGCCAGCTTCCtagtaggcataggcttctgaaagatgtacttcataggatcc
Coding sequences:
- the LOC138873615 gene encoding uncharacterized protein yields the protein MANMVGQVLESHKITFHKDELPLEGLSHNRALHIPIQCEDKFIDKVLIDGGSSLNTCSLTTLKKVGQGWTEDCHKAFDKIKEYMSTPLVLIPPEPDRPLLLYLSVLHGAFGCVLGQHDETESKEQAIYYLSKKFTPYKAWYSLLEYTCCALTWTTQKLRHYFCAYTIYLKSRMDPMKYIFQKPMPTRKLAKWKILLREDIGKAYDGWRMFSYGAANSKGVCIRAVLVSKTGKHYLVSTKLRFPCTNNVAEYESYILGLNLAINMNVQELLVIGDTDLLVLPNELNETSAPWPFAAWGMDVIGLIEPTASNGHMLILVAIDYFTKWVEAVSYKEPCMKLSKSSTKLHNIHASNEQNRGSCQQEHQEDTKENVENHKQWHEKLPFALLGYRTTVRTSTGPTLYLLVYGTEIVIPIEVEIPSIRIIQEAELSDIERIRSLYEQLALIDEKRMNAVWHGQLYQNRMSRAFNKRSIDRRSTHTSRHGRRNLGKAYKVKMVYPVNIYENNGLKDHGENGVAVPSVGTPPLNPEGVPEPIPADVVLRDAQHVDISSHTNRSVCQGDQQKAQKTPAREGREVSLHVVFEMLQAQ